One genomic segment of Pedobacter endophyticus includes these proteins:
- a CDS encoding HipA family kinase translates to MIKLTPIRFDGKLKGGSTKPWSVTCIDENSNDLSMIPCVVKLFTPNHIAQSCHIAKEFICSELAREFDLDTPESYLVNLTDPKFLSTLLKEDVEELKTKHQGTTFCSKLINASLVSEGLKKSTFSINDCATLFAFDCMIMNADRGGHHNKANLMMDDDGFILIDHELCLHFIDGESDDALQVILDEFAENRWPRIYFHHLFYSKLKAYRGQKKNLFDTFKEYLDRLDINKIADLIEQLKVADIGVGESDRLIDYLYQLKQNSNKYCLIMLSLIS, encoded by the coding sequence TTGATTAAATTAACTCCGATACGATTTGATGGTAAACTTAAGGGTGGTTCAACAAAACCTTGGAGCGTTACCTGTATCGACGAGAATTCAAACGATTTATCAATGATCCCTTGTGTGGTAAAATTATTTACCCCAAATCACATCGCTCAAAGTTGCCACATTGCAAAAGAGTTTATTTGTAGTGAACTTGCCCGAGAATTCGATTTAGATACGCCAGAGAGTTACTTGGTAAATTTAACCGACCCAAAATTTCTTAGCACACTTTTAAAGGAAGATGTTGAGGAACTTAAAACCAAACATCAGGGCACAACTTTCTGCAGTAAACTTATTAATGCTAGCTTGGTTAGCGAGGGGCTTAAAAAATCGACTTTTAGTATTAACGATTGTGCAACTTTATTTGCCTTTGATTGTATGATTATGAATGCCGATAGGGGCGGGCATCATAACAAGGCAAACCTAATGATGGATGATGATGGGTTTATCTTAATTGATCATGAGCTTTGTCTTCATTTTATAGATGGCGAATCTGATGATGCGCTACAAGTAATTTTAGATGAATTTGCTGAAAACAGATGGCCAAGAATTTACTTTCACCATTTGTTTTATTCAAAATTAAAAGCCTATCGTGGCCAGAAGAAGAACCTTTTTGACACTTTTAAAGAGTATCTCGACCGATTGGATATCAATAAAATCGCCGATTTGATTGAGCAGCTAAAAGTTGCAGATATTGGTGTTGGCGAAAGTGATCGACTAATTGATTATCTTTATCAGCTTAAACAAAATTCAAATAAATATTGTTTAATTATGTTAAGTCTCATTTCATGA
- a CDS encoding ImuA family protein: MLQQKKDIVEALQKQILLLQGVKPSGEGGLQDIGLPQICNAFPNGIFPSGAIHEFLGCNMEDAAASGGFITALMATLMRTGTNCIWISTKRTLYPASLNAFGISPDRLLFIDLKSEKDVLWATEEALKCSSIAVVVSELDEISFAQSRRLQLVVEKSRVTGFLIRRNAEKLSNTICVARWKISPLPSREIDDLPGLGFPNWQVALLKVRNGLPGSWNVSYLNGAFCEEIPQAEKQFIEEKRREAI; this comes from the coding sequence ATGTTGCAGCAAAAAAAGGATATTGTAGAGGCGCTTCAAAAGCAGATACTGTTGCTACAAGGTGTTAAACCTTCTGGCGAGGGAGGATTGCAGGATATCGGTCTGCCCCAAATTTGTAATGCTTTCCCCAATGGCATATTCCCATCGGGAGCCATCCATGAATTTTTGGGCTGCAATATGGAAGATGCGGCGGCAAGCGGCGGCTTTATTACGGCATTGATGGCAACATTGATGAGAACAGGCACCAATTGCATTTGGATCAGCACTAAAAGAACCCTTTATCCAGCTTCGCTGAACGCGTTTGGCATATCTCCGGACAGGCTGTTGTTTATCGATCTAAAATCGGAAAAAGATGTGCTTTGGGCAACGGAAGAAGCCCTTAAATGCAGTTCAATAGCTGTGGTTGTTTCTGAGCTCGACGAAATCAGCTTTGCACAATCGAGGCGGCTACAATTGGTGGTAGAGAAAAGCAGGGTTACAGGATTTCTCATCAGGCGAAATGCAGAAAAACTCAGCAATACCATTTGCGTAGCAAGATGGAAGATTAGTCCGCTGCCAAGCAGGGAAATTGATGATTTACCCGGGCTCGGCTTTCCCAATTGGCAGGTGGCGCTGTTAAAAGTGAGAAATGGCCTGCCGGGAAGTTGGAATGTATCGTACTTAAACGGTGCGTTTTGTGAGGAAATTCCTCAGGCGGAAAAGCAGTTTATTGAAGAAAAAAGACGGGAGGCAATATGA